The genomic interval TGTCTGGCTGGGAACAACACCGGAGCGGCCGTTCAGTAAAGAGTATGCCCGTTGGTCCTGGCGCGGCTGGCAGCAGTACGGAACGGGAGCGTTCGGTGACTGGGGGGCGCATATTTTCGATTCCATGCATCATTTTCTGGAGCTGGGTCTGCCGGAAAAAATCGAGATTAAAAAACTCGTCGGCCGGAATGATTTCACCTTTTCAAGAGCTTCAACCCTCCGGTTTACATTCCCGGAGCGGAACGGTATGCCGGCGTTGCGAGTCGATTATTATGACGGACGAAGCGAAGAGGATTATCCGCCGGAACCCGCAGCATTTGCCGGTCGGGAAAATGATTATACGAAACATCCCGGTAAATTCATTTTTTCAGATTCGTTAACATTTTTTGGGGGACATCACGGTACCCCATTACAGGTGATCCCCTATGGGAAAATGCGGGAACTGCTGCAGGCCGGAACATTGCCGAAGGATTTCGGGCGTCATTCGGATCACTATACCAACTTCCTGCTGGCCTGTAAGGGTGAGGAAAAGACGAGATCGCCTTTTGAAATCGGCGGACCGCTTTCGCAGTTTCTGGTACTGGGTTCTATTGCCCAGCGCATGGGAACAGAAGGGCAGATACTGACATTTGATCGAATGAAAAAATGTTTTTCCAATAACGATCGGGCCAATGCACTGCTGAAAGATATACCCCGTAAAGGGTGGGAACAGTATTACACACTTTAAGACGGAATAGGTATATGGCTATGAGATATAAACGACGCTGGGTATTTTTTATACTGTTCATTCTATCTGTTTCCTCGCATGGCTTTGAATATGAAAATGCGGATGATTATCCGCTGATGGGGGACTGGGCCGGGCAATGGTATGGGGCCACCAAAGGGCATGAACGGGTTCGACCTCAGATCTACGCCCAGCTTGTACCTGCCTGGGAGGGGTATTACCGTGTGCTGCTGCTGCCTGAACTGTATAACCGCGCGGAGCCTTATCTGGATGTCACAGTTCCCGGGAGCCATGAAAAGGTGGTGGTGAATCAGGACGGGTTTCATGTGGTATTCAGCGGTGACCGAGTTGAAGGTGTCGGGGAAATTTACGGTGAAAAGCTCCGTTTTACCCTGAGCAAACAGCCCTTTCTTCCCGCATCTGTCGGACAGGAGCCGCCGAAGGGGGCAGTTGTGCTGTTCGACGGCAGTTCGTTTGACGCCTGGCGACATGAACCGGATAAACCGGTTACCTGGGATATTGTCGGAAATGCGATGCAGATAGCTGCAGCATCAAATAAAGAGAACAGGGAAAAGGGAATCGGTGGCAATATACGAACACGGGAAGCTTTTTCGAGTATGCGGTTTCATATGGAATTCCGTTACCCGGTGGAAGAGGGCCGATCCGGACAGAACCGGGGAAACAGCGGTCTGTTTTTTCTGGGTATTGGCGAAGTGCAAATTCTGAACAGCTATACCACTCCGGGCTATTGGAACGAGGCAGGTGCAATCTACAAAACAGTACCGGCGAAAGTCAATGCAGCCGGTC from Verrucomicrobia bacterium S94 carries:
- a CDS encoding Gfo/Idh/MocA family oxidoreductase; amino-acid sequence: MAVTRRGSLITGGIASSALLIPGSVLGANEKISIAFIGIGARGNTLLSLFEKSGLIHVAALCDVDLETDYVAEAKSRFPKACVYSDWRKLFDEKSREFDAVMVMVPDHSHFPITMAAMALGKHVYTEKPLARTFEEIELMTAAAKRYGVVTQMGNSGFSGPNYFQFKAWKEAGIIKNVRHVDAFINISFPWYGRRISSWPAGEKMPGHINWDVWLGTTPERPFSKEYARWSWRGWQQYGTGAFGDWGAHIFDSMHHFLELGLPEKIEIKKLVGRNDFTFSRASTLRFTFPERNGMPALRVDYYDGRSEEDYPPEPAAFAGRENDYTKHPGKFIFSDSLTFFGGHHGTPLQVIPYGKMRELLQAGTLPKDFGRHSDHYTNFLLACKGEEKTRSPFEIGGPLSQFLVLGSIAQRMGTEGQILTFDRMKKCFSNNDRANALLKDIPRKGWEQYYTL
- a CDS encoding DUF1080 domain-containing protein, with amino-acid sequence MAMRYKRRWVFFILFILSVSSHGFEYENADDYPLMGDWAGQWYGATKGHERVRPQIYAQLVPAWEGYYRVLLLPELYNRAEPYLDVTVPGSHEKVVVNQDGFHVVFSGDRVEGVGEIYGEKLRFTLSKQPFLPASVGQEPPKGAVVLFDGSSFDAWRHEPDKPVTWDIVGNAMQIAAASNKENREKGIGGNIRTREAFSSMRFHMEFRYPVEEGRSGQNRGNSGLFFLGIGEVQILNSYTTPGYWNEAGAIYKTVPAKVNAAGPPLAWQAYDVELLLPDEGGRPAIMTVRLNGKILHHKMEIPCSRREVEVMLQDHSNLLQFRNIWLVEYPAGTE